Proteins from a single region of Scleropages formosus chromosome 22, fSclFor1.1, whole genome shotgun sequence:
- the os9 gene encoding protein OS-9 isoform X2 — MAASMVRWFRGLYIFFLTCLLPASSFLNLEELNEMKYGIQILPDPVIAGQAKTEDVMLVSNKYKQLYECRLPAQAVRFHQDPAAEPDSQGYSGPGISDLLKPMYSAPCLVKTKDWWTYEFCFGQHVRQYHLEDSEIKGDVLFLGYYDSEFDWNNETAKASKQHRLKRYHSQSYINGSKCDLNGKPRETEVRFLCEEGSGDYIARVDEPQSCRYVLTVHTTRTCRHPFLRPPSSAKPQGIICQPALSPQQYMDYVRAQVSDTKRKVEQISEELKNLDELLAKDEEKDGKTDEDRVEKVALTKPDGEDVESDPKEVLEDSAVEDVEDTVFWEGVTKPESPQENQQEDGVDVNSKVTTDDDINEEAFGDEKFNFKIITDSSDLMKFVKQLKESSKKISPEEERPKGESLDKQNIAAERKEGRGKQAKESVGDDEDERLLQEFEDEMADLSVPSEKIEEIKEEMQKEFDNIIDEAQQELETEGLKGEFDRNQATQTLETTLDKLLDRLEDKEAREAGAEGDQEAADPARGSPSLVPRQPGRIEVKILTRRTAEEAGDQWLTEEDTKSFRELLINLLTGGSEEVYKEQKRQQELENNYRFVWGEKQEETQSTGAADSDDVDF, encoded by the exons ATGGCTGCTTCCATGGTGCGATGGTTCAGGGGCTTGTACATCTTCTTTTTGACATGTCTTCTCCCCGCGTCCTCCTTCTTGAATTTGGAGGAGCTAAATGAGATGAAATACGGCATCCAGATTCTTCCAGACCCGGTCATCGCGGGACAG GCCAAAACAGAAGATGTAATGCTGGTTTCCAACAAGTACAAGCAGCTGTACGAGTGTCGCTTGCCTGCTCAGGCAGTCCGGTTCCACCAAGACCCAGCAGCTGAGCCGGACTCCCAAGGTTACTCTGGCCCAGGCATCTCTGACCTGCTTAAACCCATGTACAGTGCTCCGTGCTTGGTGAAG ACAAAAGATTGGTGGACGTATGAGTTTTGCTTTGGGCAGCATGTTCGACAGTATCACTTAGAAG ATTCTGAAATCAAAGGAGATGTGCTGTTCTTGGGTTATTATGACTCTGAATTTGATTGGAATAATGAAACTGCAAAG GCCTCCAAGCAGCATAGACTGAAACGGTACCACAGCCAGTCATACATTAATGGCTCAAAATGTGATCTCAATGGGAAGCCCAGAGAAACTGAAGTCAGG TTTTTGTGCGAGGAGGGGTCAGGGGACTATATTGCCCGTGTGGATGAGCCACAGTCCTGCCGCTATGTGCTGACAGTCCATACCACACGCACCTGCCGCCATCCCTTCTTGCGCCCACCATCCTCAGCAAAACCGCAGGGCATCATCTGCCAGCCAGCTTTGAGTCCCCAGCAATACATGGACTATGTGAGGGCTCAAGTCT CTGACACCAAACGCAAGGTAGAGCAGATAtcagaggagctgaagaatcTTGATGAGCTCTTGGCCAAGGATGAAGAGAAGGATGGCAAGACAGATGAAGATAGAGTAGAGAAAGTGGCTTTGACCAAGCCTGATGGAGAGGATGTAGAGTCGGACCCAAAAG AAGTTCTTGAGGACTCTGCTGTTGAAGATGTGGAGGACACAGTCTTCTGGGAAGGGGTGACAAAGCCAGAGAGCCCTCAGGAGAATCAGCAG GAAGATGGTGTTGATGTAAATTCCAAGGTCACCACTGATGATGACATCAACGAAGAAG CATTTGGAGATGAAAAGTTCAATTTCAAAATCATCACAGATTCATCTGACTTAATGAAGTTTGTCAAACAACTGAAAGAGAGCAGTAAAAAG ATTTCCCCTGAAGAAGAAAGGCCAAAGGGAGAATCCCTTGACAAGCAGAACATTGCggcagaaaggaaggaaggcagAGGGAAGCAGGCAAAAGAGAGTGTGGGAGATGACGAAGATGAACGTCTGCTGCAGGAGTTCGAGGATGAAATGGCAGACCTTTCAGTCCCCTCTGAAAAGATTGAGGAAATCAAAGAAGAGATGCAGAAGGAATTTGACAACATTATTGATGAG GCTCAGCAAGAATTAGAAACGGAGGGCTTGAAAGGAGAGTTTGATCGCAACCAAGCTACCCAGACACTGGAAACTACTTTGGATAAGCTTTTGGACCGGCTGGAAGACAAAGAAGCCCGGGAGGCTGGAGCAGAAGGGGACCAGGAGGCTGCAGATCCTGCTAGGGGTAGCCCAAGCCTCGTTCCCCGCCAGCCAG gtaggattgaGGTGAAGATTCTGACGCGCAGGACAGCGGAGGAGGCTGGAGACCAGTGGCTCACCGAAGAGGACACCAAATCTTTCCGGGAACTTCTCATCAATTTACTG ACAGGTGGGTCAGAGGAAGTATACAAGGAGCAGAAGAGACAGCAAGAGTTGGAGAACAATTACAGATTTGTGTGGGGGGAGAAGCAGGAAGAGACACAGTCAACGGGAGCAGCAGATTCTGATGACGTGGACTTCTGA
- the os9 gene encoding protein OS-9 isoform X1 produces MAASMVRWFRGLYIFFLTCLLPASSFLNLEELNEMKYGIQILPDPVIAGQAKTEDVMLVSNKYKQLYECRLPAQAVRFHQDPAAEPDSQGYSGPGISDLLKPMYSAPCLVKTKDWWTYEFCFGQHVRQYHLEDSEIKGDVLFLGYYDSEFDWNNETAKASKQHRLKRYHSQSYINGSKCDLNGKPRETEVRFLCEEGSGDYIARVDEPQSCRYVLTVHTTRTCRHPFLRPPSSAKPQGIICQPALSPQQYMDYVRAQVSDTKRKVEQISEELKNLDELLAKDEEKDGKTDEDRVEKVALTKPDGEDVESDPKEVLEDSAVEDVEDTVFWEGVTKPESPQENQQEDGVDVNSKVTTDDDINEEAFGDEKFNFKIITDSSDLMKFVKQLKESSKKISPEEERPKGESLDKQNIAAERKEGRGKQAKESVGDDEDERLLQEFEDEMADLSVPSEKIEEIKEEMQKEFDNIIDEAQQELETEGLKGEFDRNQATQTLETTLDKLLDRLEDKEAREAGAEGDQEAADPARGSPSLVPRQPDRATDDQVKIRVTKYKPGGSPEQQLKLQEMSEGDPQLQQIKDVVKEQLERAGLKAEGRIEVKILTRRTAEEAGDQWLTEEDTKSFRELLINLLTGGSEEVYKEQKRQQELENNYRFVWGEKQEETQSTGAADSDDVDF; encoded by the exons ATGGCTGCTTCCATGGTGCGATGGTTCAGGGGCTTGTACATCTTCTTTTTGACATGTCTTCTCCCCGCGTCCTCCTTCTTGAATTTGGAGGAGCTAAATGAGATGAAATACGGCATCCAGATTCTTCCAGACCCGGTCATCGCGGGACAG GCCAAAACAGAAGATGTAATGCTGGTTTCCAACAAGTACAAGCAGCTGTACGAGTGTCGCTTGCCTGCTCAGGCAGTCCGGTTCCACCAAGACCCAGCAGCTGAGCCGGACTCCCAAGGTTACTCTGGCCCAGGCATCTCTGACCTGCTTAAACCCATGTACAGTGCTCCGTGCTTGGTGAAG ACAAAAGATTGGTGGACGTATGAGTTTTGCTTTGGGCAGCATGTTCGACAGTATCACTTAGAAG ATTCTGAAATCAAAGGAGATGTGCTGTTCTTGGGTTATTATGACTCTGAATTTGATTGGAATAATGAAACTGCAAAG GCCTCCAAGCAGCATAGACTGAAACGGTACCACAGCCAGTCATACATTAATGGCTCAAAATGTGATCTCAATGGGAAGCCCAGAGAAACTGAAGTCAGG TTTTTGTGCGAGGAGGGGTCAGGGGACTATATTGCCCGTGTGGATGAGCCACAGTCCTGCCGCTATGTGCTGACAGTCCATACCACACGCACCTGCCGCCATCCCTTCTTGCGCCCACCATCCTCAGCAAAACCGCAGGGCATCATCTGCCAGCCAGCTTTGAGTCCCCAGCAATACATGGACTATGTGAGGGCTCAAGTCT CTGACACCAAACGCAAGGTAGAGCAGATAtcagaggagctgaagaatcTTGATGAGCTCTTGGCCAAGGATGAAGAGAAGGATGGCAAGACAGATGAAGATAGAGTAGAGAAAGTGGCTTTGACCAAGCCTGATGGAGAGGATGTAGAGTCGGACCCAAAAG AAGTTCTTGAGGACTCTGCTGTTGAAGATGTGGAGGACACAGTCTTCTGGGAAGGGGTGACAAAGCCAGAGAGCCCTCAGGAGAATCAGCAG GAAGATGGTGTTGATGTAAATTCCAAGGTCACCACTGATGATGACATCAACGAAGAAG CATTTGGAGATGAAAAGTTCAATTTCAAAATCATCACAGATTCATCTGACTTAATGAAGTTTGTCAAACAACTGAAAGAGAGCAGTAAAAAG ATTTCCCCTGAAGAAGAAAGGCCAAAGGGAGAATCCCTTGACAAGCAGAACATTGCggcagaaaggaaggaaggcagAGGGAAGCAGGCAAAAGAGAGTGTGGGAGATGACGAAGATGAACGTCTGCTGCAGGAGTTCGAGGATGAAATGGCAGACCTTTCAGTCCCCTCTGAAAAGATTGAGGAAATCAAAGAAGAGATGCAGAAGGAATTTGACAACATTATTGATGAG GCTCAGCAAGAATTAGAAACGGAGGGCTTGAAAGGAGAGTTTGATCGCAACCAAGCTACCCAGACACTGGAAACTACTTTGGATAAGCTTTTGGACCGGCTGGAAGACAAAGAAGCCCGGGAGGCTGGAGCAGAAGGGGACCAGGAGGCTGCAGATCCTGCTAGGGGTAGCCCAAGCCTCGTTCCCCGCCAGCCAG ACCGAGCCACTGACGACCAGGTTAAAATCAGAGTTACTAAGTATAAGCCGGGTGGCAGCCCCGAGCAGCAGTTGAAGTTGCAGGAAATGAGCGAAGGGGACCCCCAATTGCAGCAAATTAAGGACGTGGTTAAAGAGCAGCTAGAGAGAGCTGGACTGAAAGCTGAAG gtaggattgaGGTGAAGATTCTGACGCGCAGGACAGCGGAGGAGGCTGGAGACCAGTGGCTCACCGAAGAGGACACCAAATCTTTCCGGGAACTTCTCATCAATTTACTG ACAGGTGGGTCAGAGGAAGTATACAAGGAGCAGAAGAGACAGCAAGAGTTGGAGAACAATTACAGATTTGTGTGGGGGGAGAAGCAGGAAGAGACACAGTCAACGGGAGCAGCAGATTCTGATGACGTGGACTTCTGA
- the b4galnt1b gene encoding beta-1,4 N-acetylgalactosaminyltransferase 1 produces MRSPRKAVLLVIVASVLLVAALLRSWTPRTYTTVDVRQRPGTEAEKLLEERLQDSDQRYAGIPFRLKESVASLLARNGCVCESEGSSMNLPFTQLLFPRVSAHPLHTAFKASELGEVKRRRAQEYHSFQMRSQTPADVLIVAEANSPLQYPTQGVEVRPLKTILIPGLAIEETPRELHQVNLTGTLGTFNLAAEVEGVKVRGEGEMHMTLSSSLLPHLNRQLQFVTYTNTLFHPSTADTVQFETDGHQAAFTIKVRHGATPKLYNPGPKGEYNISALVTIATKTFLRYDKLQNLIDSVRRYYPDVTIVIADDSEHPQPVTGPHIEHYIMPFGKGWFAGRNLAVSQVTTKYVLWVDDDFIFTASTRLEKLVDVLESTTLDLVGGAVREATGYTATYRQTISIEAGEEEGDCLHMRRGFHHVVQGFPNCVITDGVINFFLARTDKVQQVGFDPRLARVAHLEFFIDGLGSLHVGSCDDVIVSHATKIKLPWHQSESDKTYAKYRYPPASSDATHTKNGLLYFKNRFQCLTHN; encoded by the exons ATGCGTTCTCCACGAAAGGCGGTGTTGCTGGTGATCGTGGCCTCGGTGCTGCTTGTGGCGGCCCTCCTCCGCTCCTGGACGCCACGGACCTACACGACCGTGGATGTGCGCCAGAGACCAGGGACCGAAGCCGAgaagctgctggaggagaggcTGCAGGACTCGGATCAGCGATACGCTGGGATTCCCTTTCGTCTGAAGGAGAGTGTGGCTAG CCTACTCGCACGAAATGGATGTGTTTGTGAAAGTGAGGGGAGTAGCATGAACCTGCCCTTCACCCAGCTGCTGTTTCCGAGGGTATCGGCCCACCCTCTCCACACGGCCTTCAAGGCCTCTGAGCTGGGAGAAGTGAAGCGGCGCCGGGCCCAGGAGTACCACAGCTTCCAGATGAG GTCCCAGACTCCTGCAGATGTGCTCATTGTTGCAGAAGCCAACAGCCCTTTGCAgtatcccacccagggtgtggAGGTTCGCCCCCTCAAAACCATCCTTATCCCAG GCTTAGCCATAGAAGAAACACCCAGAGAACTTCATCAG GTGAACTTGACAGGCACTCTAGGAACTTTCAATTTAGCAGCGGAGGTGGAGGGGGTAAAGGTCAGAGGTGAAGGAGAGATGCACATGACTCTTTCAAGCAGCCTCCTGCCCCACTTGAACAGGCAGCTCCAGTTTGTCACCTACACGAATACCCTGTTCCATCCCAGCACTGCTGACACAG tgcAGTTTGAGACAGATGGGCACCAGGCAGCCTTCACCATCAAGGTTCGCCATGGCGCCACTCCAAAGCTCTACAACCCGGGACCCAAAGGAG aATACAATATCAGTGCCCTGGTCACTATAGCAACCAAAACATTTCTGCGTTATGACAAGCTGCAAAATTTAATTGACAGCGTACGTCGTTACTATCCAGACGTCACCATCGTCATTGCAGATGACAGTGAGCACCCACAACCGGTCACAGGCCCCCACATCGAGCACTATATCATGCCTTTTGGGAAG GGATGGTTTGCAGGGCGAAATTTGGCCGTGTCTCAAGTGACCACGAAGTACGTTCTCTGGGTAGACGATGACTTCATCTTCACGGCCAGCACTAGGCTGGAGAAGCTTGTGGATGTGTTGGAGAGCACCACCCTAGACCTG GTCGGCGGGGCAGTGCGCGAGGCCACAGGCTACACTGCTACCTATCGGCAAACCATCTCCATCGAAGCCGGTGAGGAGGAAGGAGACTGCCTGCACATGCGGAGGGGCTTCCACCATGTGGTCCAGGGCTTCCCCAATTGTGTCATCACTGATGGGGTCATCAACTTCTTCCTAGCCCGCACCGACAAGGTTCAGCAAGTGGGCTTCGACCCTCGGCTTGCAAGGGTTGCCCATCTGG AGTTCTTCATCGATGGTCTCGGCTCCCTCCACGTGGGCTCCTGCGATGATGTCATTGTCAGTCACGCTACCAAGATCAAGCTGCCCTGGCACCAGTCAGAGAGCGATAAGACCTACGCCAAGTACCGCTACCCTCCGGCTTCCTCCGATGCCACACACACCAAGAATGGTCTACTGTACTTCAAAAACCGGTTCCAGTGCTTGACCCACAATTGA